A stretch of Gambusia affinis linkage group LG10, SWU_Gaff_1.0, whole genome shotgun sequence DNA encodes these proteins:
- the gadd45ab gene encoding LOW QUALITY PROTEIN: growth arrest and DNA-damage-inducible, alpha, b (The sequence of the model RefSeq protein was modified relative to this genomic sequence to represent the inferred CDS: substituted 1 base at 1 genomic stop codon): MSGAERAGLRSKGHEFPTITCCXIAPTRGRCFYTGPGLNGLKPGRVFCMLPDQQPMGGLHVNELWAHRLSHYGEHSVHRANSEHRTAVSRSSPSTLDCVGHRTAWMCNMTFEETGGENSVERMESVAQALEEVLNSALPQGCITVGVYEAAKSLNVDPDNVVLCLLATDDEEDVALQIHFTLIQAFCCENDINILRVGNMRRLAEILGGVKPGGEPMDVHCVLVTNPQSALWKDPALSKVNRFCRDCRCLDQWVPVINLPDR, translated from the exons GTCTAAAGGTCACGAGTTCCCTACGATCACATGTTGTTGAATTGCACCCACGAGGGGGCGCTGTTTCTACACAGGTCCCGGGTTGAACGGGTTGAAACCTGGCCGTGTATTTTGCATGTTACCGGACCAACAGCCAATGGGAGGCCTCCATGTAAATGAGCTGTGGGCTCACAGATTGTCTCACTACGGGGAACACTCAGTTCACCGGGCAAACAGCGAGCATCGCACCGCTGTCAGCCGCAGCTCTCCATCCACTCTGGACTGTGTAGGACACCGAACCGCCTGGATGTGCAATATGACTTTTGAAGAAACCGGAGGAGAAAACTCTGTAGAAAG GATGGAATCGGTGGCCCAAGCCCTGGAGGAGGTCCTGAACTCCGCTTTGCCTCAGGGCTGCATCACTGTCGGGGTGTACGAGGCTGCAAAGTCCCTCAATGT GGATCCAGACAACGTGGTGCTCTGCCTGCTGGCTACAGACGATGAAGAGGACGTGGCTCTGCAGATCCACTTCACCTTGATCCAGGCGTTCTGCTGCGAGAATGACATCAACATCCTGCGAGTGGGCAACATGAGGCGTCTGGCCGAGATCCTAGGGGGGGTGAAGCCGGGAGGGGAACCCATGGATGTGCACTGCGTCCTGGTTACG AACCCGCAGTCGGCCCTGTGGAAGGACCCAGCGCTTAGCAAGGTGAACCGATTCTGCAGGGACTGCCGCTGCCTGGATCAGTGGGTGCCGGTCATCAACCTGCCGGACCGATGA
- the gng12b gene encoding guanine nucleotide-binding protein G(I)/G(S)/G(O) subunit gamma-12 → MSSKTPSSSSVAQARRTVQQLRREARIDRIKVSKASSDLMRYCGEHAKNDPLLMGIPTSENPFKEKKPCTVL, encoded by the exons ATGTCTTCCAAAACGCCGAGCTCCAGTAGCGTCGCACAGGCCAGGCGGACGGTGCAGCAGCTGAGGAGGGAAGCTCGCATCGACAGGATAAAA gtgTCCAAGGCTTCATCAGACCTGATGCGATACTGTGGAGAGCATGCCAAGAACGACCCTCTCCTTATGGGCATCCCAACCTCAGAGAACCCCTTCAAAGAAAAGAAGCCTTGCACCGTTTTGTAG